A genomic stretch from Planctomycetaceae bacterium includes:
- a CDS encoding SDR family oxidoreductase: protein MTGNLFNLTGDVAVVTGGTGVLGGSMAEALASAGARVAILGRNEERGHARVKAIEAAGGTAMFQSVDALCVDSLTEARDQINNQLGPVSILVSAAGGNRPDATLPPGSDFCKLPKEAWNGVFDLNLVGGSLLPSQVFGETMLAQGKGSIINIASMSGMIPLSRVVAYSAAKAAVINLTMFLAREWATKGVRVNAISPGFFPAEQNRALLFRDDGSYTERGGQIIGHTPMARFGKPEELSGAVVWLASDKASSFVTGQNIVVDGGFSSTTI from the coding sequence CAACCTGACCGGCGATGTTGCGGTTGTAACTGGGGGTACCGGCGTACTGGGCGGCAGCATGGCGGAAGCGTTGGCGTCAGCTGGAGCCCGTGTCGCTATCCTCGGTCGGAATGAAGAGCGTGGCCACGCACGCGTCAAAGCAATTGAAGCAGCTGGCGGTACAGCCATGTTTCAGTCAGTGGATGCGTTGTGTGTCGATTCTCTGACGGAGGCCCGAGATCAGATCAACAATCAACTGGGGCCGGTCAGCATTCTCGTCAGCGCTGCTGGGGGAAATCGTCCTGACGCAACGTTGCCTCCCGGATCGGATTTCTGCAAGTTGCCGAAGGAAGCCTGGAATGGCGTCTTTGATCTGAATCTGGTCGGCGGTTCTCTGTTGCCATCGCAGGTATTTGGAGAAACTATGCTGGCGCAGGGCAAAGGAAGCATTATCAACATCGCCTCCATGTCCGGCATGATTCCGCTGTCACGCGTTGTCGCCTACAGCGCGGCGAAGGCAGCAGTGATCAACCTGACGATGTTTCTGGCACGCGAATGGGCAACGAAAGGTGTTCGCGTGAATGCCATCAGTCCGGGCTTCTTTCCTGCCGAACAGAATCGGGCGCTACTGTTCCGGGATGACGGGTCATACACCGAACGCGGCGGTCAAATCATCGGGCATACACCAATGGCTCGCTTCGGAAAGCCGGAAGAACTTTCCGGCGCTGTCGTTTGGCTGGCGTCTGACAAGGCCTCGTCTTTCGTAACAGGACAGAACATTGTCGTTGACGGTGGTTTCTCCTCAACAACCATCTGA
- a CDS encoding pyridoxamine 5'-phosphate oxidase family protein: MSVETQPFRMVNDLHIIEQDCWRHLSAAVDDRDHPWRLPVMATTSPIGAKQRTLVLRKVDVFEKTLWFHTDIRSAKVAQIQADPRASLLFYDQALGVQLQLCGVCTIHTTDSVADTVWSTAAPETLRAYLGLLAPGTETAASNVNLPENVRGRIPTRDEVQGGRRNFAVIIFQVQNADWLHLSRNGNIRAYFDIISKTRRWITP; encoded by the coding sequence ATGTCTGTAGAAACTCAACCCTTCCGCATGGTGAACGATTTGCACATCATTGAACAGGACTGCTGGCGACATCTTTCTGCTGCAGTCGATGATCGCGACCACCCGTGGAGGCTACCCGTGATGGCAACGACATCACCGATCGGCGCAAAACAGAGAACGCTCGTTCTCAGAAAGGTCGATGTCTTCGAGAAGACGCTCTGGTTTCACACGGATATACGTTCGGCAAAGGTCGCGCAGATTCAGGCAGATCCCCGAGCTTCACTGTTGTTCTACGACCAGGCGCTGGGGGTCCAATTGCAGCTTTGTGGCGTCTGCACAATTCACACCACCGATTCCGTTGCGGACACTGTCTGGTCGACAGCTGCGCCGGAAACACTGAGAGCGTACCTTGGCCTACTGGCACCCGGTACGGAAACCGCGGCGTCGAATGTTAACCTGCCGGAGAATGTCCGGGGGCGCATTCCAACACGCGATGAAGTTCAAGGCGGGCGCCGCAACTTTGCGGTCATCATTTTTCAGGTACAAAACGCGGACTGGCTGCATCTTTCACGAAACGGAAATATCAGAGCCTACTTTGACATCATTTCAAAAACACGCCGATGGATAACGCCCTGA
- a CDS encoding amidohydrolase family protein, producing MKTIIYNGTAILPDRLLDDAVIIIDGGRIVSVKSGGRIPANTHSLNARGGYISPGFVDIHVHGGAGADFMDGTVQAVKTVCAAHARHGTTTIFPTTTTGEFDQIMAMIDACRTVQSEGTDHAGSRIAGVHLYGPYFAEDKTGCHPRDECRPPVAKEFDRYFQTQMIRIATCAAELPGAIDFYKVARRRKCLVTCGHSNSSWQEMALAFRAGMRHVDHFWCAMSNVSSVRQRLGVPMQGSMTEFVLANAEMSTEVIADGMHLSPELLHFAAMMKGPSRLCLVTDCNRAMDMPSGRYRFGNEHSGTWFESDGRVGWATEGSLASSVNGMDHMVRQMISATKLPLPEVIRMASLTPAERAGIANETGSIEVGKSADILLLSRRLLINQVMVHGRRIV from the coding sequence TTGAAAACGATTATCTACAATGGCACAGCCATTCTTCCTGATCGACTCCTGGATGACGCGGTGATCATCATCGACGGAGGTCGGATCGTCTCGGTGAAATCGGGTGGCCGAATCCCCGCAAATACACATTCGCTGAATGCCCGGGGAGGATACATTTCTCCGGGTTTTGTCGACATCCACGTCCATGGTGGTGCAGGGGCTGATTTCATGGATGGGACAGTCCAGGCGGTCAAAACCGTCTGCGCTGCACACGCACGGCACGGCACCACCACGATTTTTCCAACGACCACCACTGGTGAATTCGACCAGATTATGGCGATGATTGACGCCTGCCGGACGGTGCAGAGCGAAGGAACGGATCACGCTGGTAGTCGCATTGCCGGTGTGCATCTCTACGGTCCCTACTTTGCCGAGGACAAAACGGGATGCCACCCGCGCGATGAGTGCCGCCCGCCGGTTGCAAAAGAGTTCGACCGATACTTCCAAACCCAAATGATCAGGATTGCCACCTGCGCGGCTGAACTGCCGGGAGCAATCGACTTCTACAAGGTGGCCCGCCGCAGGAAATGTCTGGTCACCTGTGGCCATTCCAACTCCAGTTGGCAGGAAATGGCACTCGCTTTTCGAGCTGGCATGCGACACGTTGACCATTTTTGGTGCGCCATGAGCAACGTTTCCTCTGTCCGCCAACGGTTAGGAGTGCCGATGCAGGGCAGCATGACTGAATTTGTGCTGGCAAATGCGGAAATGAGTACTGAAGTGATCGCGGATGGAATGCACCTTTCACCCGAACTGCTTCATTTTGCTGCCATGATGAAAGGACCTTCCCGGCTGTGTCTTGTCACCGACTGTAATCGCGCTATGGACATGCCTTCCGGACGATATCGCTTTGGTAACGAACATAGCGGGACATGGTTTGAAAGTGATGGTCGAGTCGGCTGGGCAACTGAAGGGAGCCTCGCCAGTTCGGTCAACGGAATGGATCACATGGTGCGTCAGATGATATCTGCCACGAAGTTACCCCTGCCGGAAGTCATCCGGATGGCGAGCCTGACGCCGGCAGAACGAGCCGGGATCGCAAATGAAACAGGCAGCATCGAGGTCGGGAAATCCGCAGATATCCTGCTGCTGAGTCGCCGATTGCTGATCAACCAGGTGATGGTGCATGGGCGACGAATCGTCTAA
- a CDS encoding M20/M25/M40 family metallo-hydrolase: protein MFDPTSPWISAAGEAVAEAFGQPPVFIREGIDSVVLSFKQILGIDTLLLGWGRNTDNLHSPDEHIHVADFERPTYCRTAGCGRNSVV from the coding sequence GTGTTTGATCCGACCAGCCCATGGATTTCAGCGGCAGGCGAAGCCGTTGCTGAAGCGTTTGGGCAGCCGCCTGTTTTCATTCGTGAGGGGATCGATTCGGTGGTACTCAGCTTCAAACAGATTCTGGGAATCGATACTCTTCTGCTCGGATGGGGCCGCAATACAGATAATCTGCATAGTCCGGATGAACATATCCACGTCGCAGATTTCGAGCGCCCGACGTACTGTCGAACGGCTGGTTGTGGCAGAAACTCGGTGGTGTAA
- a CDS encoding HDOD domain-containing protein gives MEVLRLFDDPDSSIDQIASVIRKDPAISTRLLKAANSSQYGNMGDVSDVVSATTLLGGTVLFPLVLSFSLLDSQSSPVNMRHTSNSSGLRSFKFRRRHRKCWGVILDRRNSNRNATQRVCYPRW, from the coding sequence ATCGAGGTCTTACGATTGTTTGATGATCCGGACAGTTCGATTGACCAGATTGCTTCGGTCATTCGTAAAGATCCGGCTATTTCAACCCGGCTGCTGAAGGCGGCTAATTCTTCTCAATACGGAAATATGGGCGACGTGAGCGATGTTGTCAGCGCCACGACGCTGCTGGGCGGAACAGTGCTGTTCCCATTAGTTCTCAGTTTCTCCTTGCTCGACAGTCAATCGAGCCCGGTGAACATGCGTCATACTTCAAACAGTTCTGGGTTGCGATCCTTCAAGTTCAGGCGACGGCATCGGAAATGTTGGGGAGTTATTTTGGATCGCCGAAACTCAAATCGGAATGCTACACAACGAGTTTGCTATCCGCGTTGGTAA
- a CDS encoding c-type cytochrome domain-containing protein, with translation MDTKWTLQQRDGYSIVNPGDVDGGELIQRILSHDVDLQMPPADAEEATDGISGGNQLLVQWVQSSANWSQHWAFIAPVKPPVPEDAFKIWE, from the coding sequence CTGGACACAAAATGGACTCTTCAGCAACGCGATGGATATTCCATTGTGAACCCTGGTGATGTCGATGGCGGTGAGTTGATCCAGCGGATTCTGTCGCATGATGTTGATTTACAAATGCCTCCTGCAGACGCCGAAGAAGCAACTGACGGGATCAGCGGCGGAAATCAACTGCTGGTTCAATGGGTTCAGTCCAGCGCGAACTGGTCACAGCATTGGGCATTTATTGCACCGGTCAAACCACCCGTTCCTGAAGACGCGTTCAAAATCTGGGAATGA
- a CDS encoding DUF1549 domain-containing protein has protein sequence MNCSWRQLIDNLQSRLNMGGTEVFWARRWLTARYADTNGYEKDRPRSIWPYRDWVIDAINTDMPFDQFTIGTAGRRTCFPMQRHRKNSATGFHRNTMLNEEGGIDPLEFRFHAMTDRVATTGTRRGLDSRFIWCAQCHTHKYDPITHSTIIG, from the coding sequence ATGAACTGTTCCTGGCGTCAGCTGATTGACAACTTGCAGTCTCGCCTGAATATGGGCGGAACCGAGGTCTTCTGGGCTCGTCGATGGCTGACCGCCCGCTACGCAGACACGAATGGCTACGAAAAAGATCGACCCCGTTCCATCTGGCCTTATCGTGACTGGGTCATTGATGCGATCAATACTGACATGCCGTTCGATCAGTTTACGATTGGAACAGCTGGCCGCAGGACATGCTTCCCAATGCAACGACATCGCAAAAATTCTGCCACTGGTTTTCATCGAAATACGATGCTCAACGAAGAAGGGGGCATCGATCCACTGGAGTTTCGATTCCATGCAATGACGGATCGCGTTGCCACCACAGGAACGAGACGTGGTTTGGACTCACGCTTCATTTGGTGCGCCCAGTGCCATACCCACAAGTACGATCCAATCACCCACTCGACTATTATCGGCTGA
- a CDS encoding DUF1553 domain-containing protein has protein sequence MVTPGTPDVLHFSPVDQPANRLEFARWIVCAENPLTSRVVVSHWATFFGRGIVETVDDLLIAGIASGSLRNFWIGLRLHLCRTMHGRSSHCIGGLSALLTYRQASVYRHDAAVSDPQNRLLTYMPRLRLRRRLFVTLCWLRFRGSFTEKRRLPVMPLQPAGITEVAFGSPNGSQWRRRSLSTKYLHHDQRTAPFAMVTTFDGPGGESGIAQRDRSNTPAGTDIDE, from the coding sequence ATGGTCACGCCGGGCACGCCAGACGTTCTGCATTTCTCGCCGGTCGACCAGCCTGCGAACCGGCTCGAGTTTGCTCGGTGGATCGTCTGTGCTGAGAATCCCCTGACATCGCGAGTGGTTGTTAGCCATTGGGCTACCTTCTTCGGTCGCGGCATCGTAGAGACTGTCGATGATCTTTTGATTGCAGGGATCGCCTCCGGATCACTCCGGAACTTCTGGATTGGCTTGCGGTTACATTTGTGCAGGACGATGCATGGTCGATCAAGTCATTGCATCGGAGGATTGTCAGCGCTCTTGACTTACAGGCAGGCCTCAGTATACAGGCACGATGCAGCAGTGAGCGATCCGCAAAATCGATTGTTGACCTATATGCCCCGGCTGAGGCTGAGGCGGAGATTATTCGTGACTCTGTGTTGGTTACGCTTCCGGGGTTCTTTCACTGAAAAAAGGAGGCTGCCCGTTATGCCTCTGCAGCCGGCGGGCATAACAGAAGTGGCTTTTGGCAGCCCAAATGGAAGTCAGTGGAGGAGAAGATCGCTATCGACGAAGTATTTACACCATGATCAACGCACGGCACCATTCGCAATGGTGACGACCTTCGATGGCCCTGGCGGTGAATCCGGTATCGCTCAGCGAGACCGATCAAATACTCCCGCAGGCACTGACATTGATGAATGA
- a CDS encoding pyridoxal-phosphate dependent enzyme, with protein sequence MKQPAIDLNDVRLASERIRPWIRNTPVLSSESLDQDLGCHVHFKCENLQHIGAFKARGACNAVLNLSDHAAASGVLTHSSGNHAAALARAARIRGIEAHIVMPVNSAEVKLAAVRRLGVTPILCEPTAEAREIRAAELLKKTGATLIHPFDNPDVIAGQGTVALELLSQLNHIDAVICPVGGGGLLSGTLTVIKTLRPDVAVYAAEPEWANDCARGMKSGRIELNDRFDARLPTDCERASAVNLTFPIIHSLRSMMSF encoded by the coding sequence ATGAAGCAACCTGCCATTGACCTGAATGATGTTCGACTGGCATCAGAACGCATCCGTCCATGGATTCGAAATACTCCGGTTCTGTCCTCCGAATCGCTGGACCAGGACCTCGGATGTCACGTTCACTTCAAATGCGAAAACCTCCAGCATATCGGAGCTTTCAAGGCTCGCGGCGCCTGTAATGCCGTCCTGAATCTGTCGGATCATGCTGCAGCATCAGGGGTTCTGACACATTCTTCCGGCAACCACGCTGCAGCGCTGGCCAGAGCAGCCCGGATAAGAGGCATCGAAGCCCACATCGTCATGCCTGTCAATTCTGCCGAGGTAAAACTGGCTGCCGTCCGCAGACTGGGGGTCACTCCCATCCTTTGTGAACCTACTGCTGAAGCCCGCGAAATTCGAGCAGCGGAACTCCTGAAAAAGACAGGAGCCACTTTGATTCACCCTTTTGATAATCCCGATGTGATCGCAGGGCAGGGCACTGTCGCTCTTGAACTTCTATCACAACTGAATCACATCGATGCCGTCATCTGTCCTGTTGGAGGCGGGGGGCTACTTTCAGGAACGTTGACCGTCATCAAAACACTGCGGCCTGATGTCGCAGTCTATGCCGCAGAACCCGAATGGGCGAATGACTGTGCTCGAGGAATGAAGTCTGGTCGAATCGAGCTGAATGATCGATTCGACGCACGATTACCGACGGATTGCGAACGCGCCTCAGCGGTCAACCTGACATTCCCCATCATTCATTCACTGAGGTCGATGATGTCCTTCTGA
- a CDS encoding AP2/ERF family transcription factor gives MAENKNKNITRIDIETAGVGTHGYEVRVMRRGKAFHKFFNDRKFGGKRKALAAAREYRDELVARLPVQSRKALAKVKSSRNTSGIVGVRLSEEVDRRGPNELVYHYWVAQWSPRPGVRRTRRFSVEKYGDEEAFRLAMKARRAGMREMED, from the coding sequence ATGGCTGAAAACAAGAATAAGAATATTACTCGAATTGATATTGAGACCGCTGGTGTCGGCACCCATGGCTACGAGGTGCGCGTCATGCGGCGTGGGAAAGCATTCCACAAATTCTTCAACGATCGAAAATTCGGCGGAAAACGAAAAGCGCTCGCGGCAGCGCGTGAGTACCGGGATGAACTGGTGGCCAGGTTGCCCGTCCAGTCACGAAAAGCCCTTGCAAAAGTGAAATCGTCGCGCAACACATCGGGTATCGTTGGTGTGCGGCTGTCTGAAGAAGTGGATCGACGCGGGCCCAACGAACTGGTCTACCACTACTGGGTGGCTCAATGGAGTCCCAGGCCAGGAGTTCGGCGAACACGTCGATTTTCTGTCGAAAAGTATGGGGACGAAGAAGCATTTCGTTTGGCCATGAAAGCGCGTCGAGCCGGAATGCGTGAAATGGAAGACTAG
- a CDS encoding sodium/solute symporter (Members of the Solute:Sodium Symporter (SSS), TC 2.A.21 as described in tcdb.org, catalyze solute:Na+ symport. Known solutes for members of the family include sugars, amino acids, nucleosides, inositols, vitamins, urea or anions, depending on the system.), with the protein MYDSAFLLAQNAEPKWIARGLTTIDWCIIGAYAVGTLWLGWYYGRQQKSTREYFVGTGSMHPGLIGVSLFATLLSTISYLSMPGESLGKGPAYMLTPLGLPIAYLVVGYGLLPVYMKHRVTSAYELLELKLGLSIRMLGAIMFVLLRLIWMSLLIYKTSEALTVMLGVGPNMIPLIALITGAIAVTYTSIGGLRAVVITDLMQTILLYGGALTVLGVITWRLGGFGWFPTHWDPNWDTQPVFSLNPAVRVTIIGGILNYTTWLIATSGGDQTSVQRFMATTDVKAARRALGIQMIVSFVVAITLGLVGFALLGYFASNPDQLPKTMNLKEDADKVFPYFISYLLAPGISGLVVAAMFAAAMSSIDSGVNSITAVVMTDFMDRFDRSPKTEVGHVRTARWMAFGIGAFVVLCSSLVGQVPGNITTVTNKTANLLSTPIFGLFFFAIFVRFASPTGVWIGTICSTLVAILIAFSGPVSVMMGSTSTADPISFQWIAPVTLATNIVTGILGSLMFPNRQLSPK; encoded by the coding sequence ATGTATGATTCAGCCTTTCTGCTTGCGCAGAACGCCGAGCCTAAATGGATTGCCCGTGGTTTGACGACCATCGACTGGTGCATCATCGGAGCGTACGCCGTCGGCACGCTTTGGCTCGGGTGGTACTACGGCCGCCAGCAGAAATCGACACGTGAATACTTTGTCGGAACCGGAAGCATGCACCCGGGGCTGATCGGCGTCTCGCTTTTTGCCACGTTGCTGAGTACGATTTCTTACCTATCGATGCCCGGAGAATCGCTCGGTAAGGGACCAGCCTACATGCTGACTCCCCTTGGCCTGCCCATCGCCTATCTGGTTGTTGGCTATGGCTTGCTGCCCGTGTATATGAAGCACCGAGTCACCAGTGCGTACGAATTACTTGAACTGAAGCTTGGGCTCAGTATTCGGATGCTCGGCGCGATCATGTTCGTCTTGTTGCGACTGATCTGGATGTCGCTATTAATTTATAAGACATCAGAGGCTCTGACTGTAATGCTGGGCGTTGGCCCGAACATGATTCCATTGATTGCTCTGATTACCGGGGCAATCGCGGTGACCTACACTTCAATCGGCGGATTAAGAGCGGTTGTCATCACGGATCTGATGCAGACCATTCTGCTGTACGGCGGAGCGCTGACAGTTCTTGGTGTGATTACGTGGCGGCTGGGCGGCTTTGGATGGTTTCCAACCCATTGGGATCCCAACTGGGATACGCAGCCGGTCTTTAGTCTGAACCCGGCAGTGCGGGTGACAATTATCGGTGGGATTCTTAACTATACCACCTGGCTGATTGCCACCTCCGGCGGCGATCAAACTTCGGTCCAGCGATTCATGGCGACAACGGACGTCAAAGCAGCCAGAAGGGCGCTGGGAATTCAGATGATCGTTTCGTTTGTCGTGGCGATTACTCTGGGGCTGGTTGGTTTTGCATTATTGGGTTATTTCGCATCCAACCCGGACCAACTGCCAAAGACGATGAACCTGAAAGAGGATGCGGATAAAGTGTTTCCGTATTTCATTTCTTATCTGCTTGCCCCGGGGATTTCAGGGCTCGTCGTTGCAGCAATGTTTGCCGCGGCCATGTCAAGTATCGATTCCGGTGTCAATTCCATCACAGCCGTTGTGATGACGGACTTCATGGATCGATTTGATCGAAGTCCAAAGACAGAAGTCGGACATGTAAGAACAGCTCGCTGGATGGCCTTTGGGATTGGTGCCTTTGTCGTTTTGTGCAGTTCGCTGGTTGGGCAGGTACCCGGAAATATCACGACCGTCACCAATAAGACAGCGAATCTGCTTTCGACCCCCATATTCGGTCTGTTTTTTTTCGCTATTTTTGTTCGATTTGCGAGCCCCACTGGCGTGTGGATTGGCACAATCTGCAGCACTCTGGTTGCGATCCTGATCGCGTTTTCCGGCCCAGTTTCAGTGATGATGGGCAGTACCTCAACCGCTGATCCCATCAGCTTCCAGTGGATTGCTCCAGTGACGCTGGCCACCAACATCGTCACAGGAATTCTGGGCAGTCTGATGTTTCCGAATCGACAGCTCTCCCCGAAATAA
- a CDS encoding N-acetyltransferase has product MKIDLRQRRLPQPRLPDEYRWIPWRRVLLERHALVKWQAFRNDLDGQVFPSLGDLDGCRRLMNEITSQPRFCPSATWLLTRQPTSDDAPQDCASIQGILRRNCIGAIQNVGVIPEHRCKGLGRSLVLQALHGFRFSGMHHGVLEVTSENRIAVNLYESMGFEICEVLYRNSSTGEVVSELPE; this is encoded by the coding sequence ATGAAGATAGATCTTCGACAGCGGCGACTTCCGCAGCCCCGCCTGCCGGATGAATATCGCTGGATTCCCTGGCGAAGAGTACTGCTTGAGCGGCACGCGCTGGTTAAGTGGCAGGCATTTCGGAATGATCTGGACGGACAAGTGTTTCCAAGCCTCGGTGATCTGGACGGATGCCGTCGCCTGATGAATGAAATAACCAGCCAGCCCCGATTTTGCCCAAGCGCCACGTGGCTGCTGACAAGGCAACCGACATCGGATGATGCTCCTCAGGATTGCGCCTCGATCCAGGGCATCCTTCGGCGAAACTGTATCGGAGCGATTCAAAACGTCGGTGTGATTCCGGAGCATCGATGTAAGGGACTCGGCCGCTCACTTGTGCTTCAGGCGTTGCATGGATTCCGCTTTAGTGGAATGCACCATGGAGTGCTTGAAGTCACGTCCGAGAATCGCATCGCTGTCAATTTGTACGAATCCATGGGATTCGAAATCTGTGAAGTTCTCTACCGGAACTCCAGCACCGGCGAAGTTGTTTCTGAGCTGCCAGAATGA
- a CDS encoding DUF1080 domain-containing protein, whose amino-acid sequence MYRVRQFASLFSLCMIFTSTALAADGEWISLFDGKSLDGWERIGSDKSVWEVTDGEIRGSGQPSMLVCSRGPYKNFRYRAEVKINDGGNSGLYFRTTRKPGFTDGYEAQIDSTHTDPIRTGSLYGFCHVYQQHVKPDEWFTYDIEVREDVWRGREMTRVKITVNGNELYEYLDFAKTYPAGHFAFQQHDPGSKVAIRKVEVMPLAD is encoded by the coding sequence ATGTATCGTGTTCGTCAGTTCGCTTCTCTTTTTTCATTGTGCATGATTTTCACTTCGACAGCTCTGGCTGCTGATGGTGAATGGATCTCACTATTCGACGGGAAATCTCTGGATGGCTGGGAACGCATTGGCAGCGACAAGAGCGTTTGGGAAGTGACCGACGGAGAGATTCGTGGATCGGGACAACCATCGATGCTTGTCTGTTCCAGGGGACCGTATAAGAACTTCCGTTATCGCGCCGAAGTGAAAATCAACGACGGCGGCAACTCAGGATTGTACTTCCGAACAACTCGCAAGCCGGGATTCACAGACGGCTACGAAGCCCAAATCGACAGCACCCATACGGATCCAATTCGCACCGGTTCACTTTATGGTTTCTGTCACGTCTACCAGCAGCACGTGAAGCCGGACGAATGGTTCACCTATGATATCGAAGTCCGGGAAGATGTTTGGCGTGGTCGTGAAATGACACGCGTGAAGATCACCGTGAACGGCAACGAACTTTACGAATACCTGGATTTTGCGAAGACCTATCCTGCAGGGCATTTTGCATTCCAGCAGCATGATCCCGGTAGCAAGGTGGCCATTCGCAAAGTTGAAGTCATGCCACTCGCCGATTAA